The following are encoded in a window of Mustela nigripes isolate SB6536 chromosome 3, MUSNIG.SB6536, whole genome shotgun sequence genomic DNA:
- the GSDMD gene encoding gasdermin-D isoform X3 has translation MLREPSRQATVPFPARFPAPVCRADLLPVEGPEPGVTVAVSCSPRPVPAPLPGAMASTFEGVVKRVIRELDHGGKLIPMDSLQSSAGFQPYCLLRRKLPMSRFQKVRYTGINLSIRDILEPGAPEPDVKQSTPIRVFDCTDGEALGGGELEAAGQGRLAGKASVSEYLRISMKVCTRKVDPNVWDAMKRERRLRQPEHKVLGQLRNCKSDVFVVTEVLQTQEEVTVSQTQKHEGSGQFALLGALSFQGQGQGRRSRKKKVSIPAGTVLAFQVAQLLVDPDWDVLLYWDKRGKRPKTFRPPKEDRQPVFERPTSDRQLSGGLELQSDGFIEVGPAFTGSFQDLQAEVAAQTQALRCLSRELCGQLLAGVAQVLREERGLQTLEDELEQGLSCGVVPTLEGPAGAVLECLVNSSGELEGQLARPVLYLAEALAVLTETQHAVLGKMLETGELSGRLDLQVGSILEQSSPWQQRRDVSLPPELLGSGWGPETPAWVLLEECGLEVQADAPQVRWEPEAQDLTCALFACLVLLLGLSPDSCWG, from the exons ACCGTCGCGGTGAGCTGCAGCCCACGCCCAGTGCCGGCCCCACTGCCTG GAGCCATGGCATCTACCTTCGAGGGCGTGGTCAAGAGGGTGATCCGGGAGCTGGACCACGGTGGCAAGCTGATCCCCATGGACAGCCTGCAGAGCTCCGCCGGCTTCCAGCCCTACTGCTTGCTGCGCAGGAAGCTCCCAATGTCGCGGTTCCAGAAAGTCCGCTACACGGGCATCAACCTGTCCATCAGGGACATTCTGGAGCCTGGCGCCCCAGAACCAG ACGTGAAACAAAGCACGCCCATCCGCGTCTTCGACTGCACGGACGGGGAGGCGCTGGGCGGCGGGGAGCTGGAAGCCGCGGGACAGGGGAGGCTCGCGGGCAAGGCATCGGTGTCCGAGTACCTCAGGATCTCGATGAAAGTGTGCACACGGAAGGTGGACCCCAACGTCTGGGACGCCATGAAGCGAGAGAG GCGCCTGCGGCAGCCCGAGCACAAGGTCCTGGGGCAGCTGCGCAACTGCAAGAGCGACGTGTTCGTGGTGACAGAGGTCCTGCAGACGCAGGAGGAGGTGACCGTCAGCCAGACCCAGAAGCACGAGGGCTCCGGCCAATTTGCGCTGCTTGGAGCCTTATCTTTCCAG GGCCAAGGCCAGGGCCGCCGGAGCCGGAAGAAGAAGGTCAGCATCCCTGCGGGCACCGTCCTGGCCTTCCAAGTGGCCCAGCTGCTCGTTGACCCTGACTGGG ATGTCCTCCTCTACTGGGACAAGAGGGGCAAGAGGCCGAAGACCTTCAGGCCACCCAAGGAAG ACCGCCAGCCGGTTTTTGAAAGACCCACAAGCGACCGCCAGCTCTCTGGAGGCTTAGAGTTACAGTCAG ACGGGTTTATTGAGGTCGGTCCTGCGTTCACGGGAAGCTTCCAGGACCTGCAGGCAGAGGTGGCGGCCCAGACCCAGGCCCTCCGGTGCTTGTCCCGGGAACTGTGCGGGCAGCTGCTGGCGGGCGTGGCACAGGTGCTGCGGGAAGAGCGGGGCCTACAAACTCTGGAGGACGAG CTGGAACAGGGCCTGAGCTGTGGGGTGGTGCCCACCCTGGAAGGTCCAGCGGGCGCCGTCCTGGAGTGCCTGGTGAACAGCTCCGGGGAGCTAGAAGGGCAGCTGGCGCGCCCTGTCCTCTACCTGGCGGAAGCACTGGCCG TGCTGACTGAGACCCAGCATGCGGTGCTCGGGAAGATGCTGGAGACCGGAGAGCTATCTGGGCGGTTGGACCTG CAGGTGGGGAGCATCTTGGAGCAGAGCAGCCCCTGGCAGCAGCGTAGGGACGTGTCCCTGCCGCCAGAGCTCCTGGGGAGCGGCTGGGGCCCGGAGACGCCTGCCTGGGTCCTGCTGGAGGAATGTGGGCTGGAGGTGCAGGCGGACGCCCCCCAGGTGCGCTGGGAGCCAGAGGCCCAGGACCTCACCTGCGCTCTCTTCGCCTGCCTGGTGCTGCTCCTGGGGCTGAGCCCGGACAGCTGCTGGGGCTGA
- the GSDMD gene encoding gasdermin-D isoform X4: protein MASTFEGVVKRVIRELDHGGKLIPMDSLQSSAGFQPYCLLRRKLPMSRFQKVRYTGINLSIRDILEPGAPEPDVKQSTPIRVFDCTDGEALGGGELEAAGQGRLAGKASVSEYLRISMKVCTRKVDPNVWDAMKRERRLRQPEHKVLGQLRNCKSDVFVVTEVLQTQEEVTVSQTQKHEGSGQFALLGALSFQGQGQGRRSRKKKVSIPAGTVLAFQVAQLLVDPDWDVLLYWDKRGKRPKTFRPPKEDRQPVFERPTSDRQLSGGLELQSDGFIEVGPAFTGSFQDLQAEVAAQTQALRCLSRELCGQLLAGVAQVLREERGLQTLEDELEQGLSCGVVPTLEGPAGAVLECLVNSSGELEGQLARPVLYLAEALAVLTETQHAVLGKMLETGELSGRLDLQVGSILEQSSPWQQRRDVSLPPELLGSGWGPETPAWVLLEECGLEVQADAPQVRWEPEAQDLTCALFACLVLLLGLSPDSCWG from the exons ATGGCATCTACCTTCGAGGGCGTGGTCAAGAGGGTGATCCGGGAGCTGGACCACGGTGGCAAGCTGATCCCCATGGACAGCCTGCAGAGCTCCGCCGGCTTCCAGCCCTACTGCTTGCTGCGCAGGAAGCTCCCAATGTCGCGGTTCCAGAAAGTCCGCTACACGGGCATCAACCTGTCCATCAGGGACATTCTGGAGCCTGGCGCCCCAGAACCAG ACGTGAAACAAAGCACGCCCATCCGCGTCTTCGACTGCACGGACGGGGAGGCGCTGGGCGGCGGGGAGCTGGAAGCCGCGGGACAGGGGAGGCTCGCGGGCAAGGCATCGGTGTCCGAGTACCTCAGGATCTCGATGAAAGTGTGCACACGGAAGGTGGACCCCAACGTCTGGGACGCCATGAAGCGAGAGAG GCGCCTGCGGCAGCCCGAGCACAAGGTCCTGGGGCAGCTGCGCAACTGCAAGAGCGACGTGTTCGTGGTGACAGAGGTCCTGCAGACGCAGGAGGAGGTGACCGTCAGCCAGACCCAGAAGCACGAGGGCTCCGGCCAATTTGCGCTGCTTGGAGCCTTATCTTTCCAG GGCCAAGGCCAGGGCCGCCGGAGCCGGAAGAAGAAGGTCAGCATCCCTGCGGGCACCGTCCTGGCCTTCCAAGTGGCCCAGCTGCTCGTTGACCCTGACTGGG ATGTCCTCCTCTACTGGGACAAGAGGGGCAAGAGGCCGAAGACCTTCAGGCCACCCAAGGAAG ACCGCCAGCCGGTTTTTGAAAGACCCACAAGCGACCGCCAGCTCTCTGGAGGCTTAGAGTTACAGTCAG ACGGGTTTATTGAGGTCGGTCCTGCGTTCACGGGAAGCTTCCAGGACCTGCAGGCAGAGGTGGCGGCCCAGACCCAGGCCCTCCGGTGCTTGTCCCGGGAACTGTGCGGGCAGCTGCTGGCGGGCGTGGCACAGGTGCTGCGGGAAGAGCGGGGCCTACAAACTCTGGAGGACGAG CTGGAACAGGGCCTGAGCTGTGGGGTGGTGCCCACCCTGGAAGGTCCAGCGGGCGCCGTCCTGGAGTGCCTGGTGAACAGCTCCGGGGAGCTAGAAGGGCAGCTGGCGCGCCCTGTCCTCTACCTGGCGGAAGCACTGGCCG TGCTGACTGAGACCCAGCATGCGGTGCTCGGGAAGATGCTGGAGACCGGAGAGCTATCTGGGCGGTTGGACCTG CAGGTGGGGAGCATCTTGGAGCAGAGCAGCCCCTGGCAGCAGCGTAGGGACGTGTCCCTGCCGCCAGAGCTCCTGGGGAGCGGCTGGGGCCCGGAGACGCCTGCCTGGGTCCTGCTGGAGGAATGTGGGCTGGAGGTGCAGGCGGACGCCCCCCAGGTGCGCTGGGAGCCAGAGGCCCAGGACCTCACCTGCGCTCTCTTCGCCTGCCTGGTGCTGCTCCTGGGGCTGAGCCCGGACAGCTGCTGGGGCTGA